The Centroberyx gerrardi isolate f3 chromosome 7, fCenGer3.hap1.cur.20231027, whole genome shotgun sequence genome contains a region encoding:
- the LOC139921873 gene encoding retinal rod rhodopsin-sensitive cGMP 3',5'-cyclic phosphodiesterase subunit gamma yields the protein MSSSGSDVSVSEVTVPTKVTGGPTTPRRGPLKFKQRTAPKFKSKPPKKGVKGFGDDIPGMDGLGTDYTVVCPWEAFSHLELHELAQYGII from the exons ATGAGCAGCTCCGGCTCGGACGTCAGCGTCAGCGAGGTCACCGTCCCCACCAAGGTGACGGGCGGCCCCACCACCCCCCGACGAGGACCCCTCAAGTTCAAACAGAGGACGGCCCCAAAGTTCAAGAGCAAACCCCCCAAGAAGGGAGTCAAAGG aTTTGGGGATGACATCCCTGGAATGGATGGGCTCGGTACTG ACTACACAGTCGTGTGTCCCTGGGAGGCTTTCAGCCACCTGGAGCTTCATGAACTGGCCCAGTACGGAATCATTTAA